A genomic region of Plasmodium falciparum 3D7 genome assembly, chromosome: 11 contains the following coding sequences:
- a CDS encoding ubiquinone biosynthesis protein COQ4, putative has translation MYNFVKIFQSNFIDINKLSKFEIFLKTIFRIYSSPGRTHLLAHAADISAKYAVRKIYEYMRTDEEGIRILKEKPLLIRQDICFNELKKLPKNTLGYKYMEFLETYKLHAHDREVSHFIKDINESYILTRYRQIHDIAHVVYNLNISIEAEAALKLIELIQTKLPITLLAILIAPFMTPLYRFQYIFEHNIPSNFLCPNFDYTYNDDYNYIDEMSLKQYEYYLTDYFHVEKRESQSFYYKLYKYYFDNLNNSSHVRGSIIYGYQNKNYNDIHYDKLNNEYLYLKNNIKNYFHFQYKPRKLLLTNLYPWAYKTAIQTNKPLHSIYVEKWFDKDIDLFRKKYNITPLPSNLNLMAGIN, from the coding sequence ATGTacaattttgtaaaaatatttcaatctaattttattgatataaataaattgagcaaatttgaaatatttttaaagacAATATTTCGAATTTATAGTTCTCCTGGAAGAACACATTTATTAGCTCATGCTGCTGATATATCAGCTAAATATGCAGTGaggaaaatatatgaatatatgagAACTGACGAAGAAGGGATTAggatattaaaagaaaagcCTTTATTAATACGTCAagatatatgttttaatgaATTAAAGAAGTTACCAAAAAATACATTaggttataaatatatggaatTTTTAGAAACTTATAAATTACATGCACATGATAGAGAAGTTTcacattttataaaagatataaacgaatcttatatattaacaagATATAGACAAATTCATGATATAGCTCATGtagtatataatttaaatatatcaatagAAGCAGAAGCAGCATTAAAATTAATCGAATTAATACAAACAAAATTACCTATAACATTACTTGCAATTTTAATAGCACCATTTATGACACCTTTATATAGGttccaatatatatttgagcATAATATTCcttctaattttttatgtCCTAATTttgattatacatataatgatgattataattatattgatGAAATGTCTTTAaaacaatatgaatattatttaactGATTATTTTCATGTAGAAAAAAGAGAAAGCCAATCCTTTtattacaaattatataaatattatttcgataatttaaataattcttcACATGTTAGAGGTTCTATTATATACGGATATCaaaataagaattataatgatatacatTATgacaaattaaataatgaatatttatacttaaaaaataatattaaaaattattttcatttccaATATAAACCAAGAAAACTACTATTAACAAATTTATATCCATGGGCTTATAAAACTGCAatacaaacaaacaaaccaTTACATTCAATATATGTAGAAAAATGGTTTGATAAAGATATTGATCTGTTTAGAAAGAAATATAACATAACTCCTCTACCATCCAACTTAAACTTGATGGCCGGCAttaattaa
- a CDS encoding nucleic acid binding protein, putative: MSGILTNLNIESGYFNEDIKEESNESNFMYANISMLIRAYKKDRNKLILLNKKLNLIKIVGLVLNIEEKKEFIIYTIDDTTGCIKAKLLLTYSLNSYNEKKDNIKINDLIQIFGICNTVSLNEDLTISISSINKLDSFNYLCHHHLLVFHDYLKYQEEERRNPIEDKSRNDEDDLESTQNNENAYFNTFFY, translated from the coding sequence ATGTCTGGGATACTAACCAATTTAAATATCGAGAGTGGTTATTTtaatgaagatataaaagaagaatcGAATGAATCAAATTTTATGTACGCCAATATTAGTATGTTAATAAGAgcatataaaaaagatagaaataaattaatattactaaataaaaaattaaatctgATAAAGATCGTAGGACTCGTATTAAatattgaagaaaaaaaagaatttataatatatacaatagaTGATACTACAGGATGTATCAAAGCTAAATTACTTTTAACATATTCATTAAATagttataatgaaaaaaaagataatataaaaattaatgatttaatacaaatatttgGTATATGTAATACTGTTAGTTTAAATGAAGACTTAACCATATCCATAAGttcaattaataaattagattcttttaattatttatgtcatcatcatttattaGTTTTTCatgattatttaaaatatcaaGAAGAAGAAAGGAGAAATCCAATCGAGGACAAAAGCAGAAATGACGAAGATGATTTGGAGTCCAcacaaaataatgaaaatgcttattttaatacatttttttattaa
- a CDS encoding RNA transcription, translation and transport factor protein, putative — MKTLEKKLKLLNFDESFDIEKDDFYFLILKIEEEKIRLYKPKEREKINYRKEKNYIEHIIKYLKKLNINIENINKNNMNDLHVRTYILNNLTTLALIDEYKDITNFDDDDDDEDIQDIENGHNHLQDDEDNDDLLINFFELNYLKLHSNDESQYIKENTFNVLIEKINEIFKHNNIPLLNINNMDRNYINISYVISALKLIKEKLKNKSKTDNTDYEHLFSLNINVKDDELKEFVYIIRYLFNEQLKKRKIDIKEILNDIQTLTYNPVIDIKQGRLGR, encoded by the coding sequence atgaaaacacTAGAAAAAAAGTTAAAGTTACTCAATTTTGATGAATCGTTTGATATTGAAAAGGatgatttttatttccttattttaaaaatagaagaagaaaaaattcgCCTATATAAGCCCAAAGAAcgagaaaaaattaattatagaAAGGAGAAGAATTATATTGagcatattataaaatatttaaaaaaattaaatatcaatattgaaaatattaataaaaataatatgaatgatttACATGTAAGAACctacatattaaataatttaacaaCCTTAGCATTGATTGatgaatataaagatataacaaattttgatgatgatgatgatgatgaagacaTACAAGATATAGAGAATGGACATAACCATTTAcaagatgatgaagataatgatgatcttttaataaatttctttgaacttaattatttaaaattacatTCAAATGATGAAAgtcaatatataaaagaaaatacatttaatgtattaatagaaaaaattaatgaaatattcaaacataataatattccattactaaatataaataatatggatagaaattatataaacatttctTATGTTATATCTGCTTTAAAAttgataaaagaaaaattaaaaaacaaatcaAAAACAGATAATACAGATTATGAACATTTATTctcattaaatataaatgtaaaggatgatgaattaaaagaatttgtatatataataagatatttatttaatgaacaacttaaaaaaagaaagatagACATTAAAGAAATTTTAAATGATATACAAACCTTAACGTATAATCCGGTCATAGACATAAAACAAGGTCGACTTggaagataa
- a CDS encoding ATPase, putative has translation MKRKSVHIRRNIIKAQNTLEKFGIFKKVNILKKSRDAEKDSEKENENVKNIDKNHIKENEMIFIKKEKCDEDVHEDEEMECVKEKRNLYYANEKDVIRIKSERCHDKEENEKRNDNIIKTEHELENDILSSSSINIKMEIGKIENNECISEQEKKKKNDNKNKEINKSNNNNNNNNNLPLHKIYEPIYKEDFISEIRSKKNPLITKILDEDLNFNLILCGPPGSGKSSLVNVIRNKTNNCFISLFHLNNLNNELRKVYDKSVINYKISKKKSILCIKDINRLNKSQQENLLLILKKGYFYLLATCLFNPMNILNASLSSRCLYLYLNSYEKTELELIIKRITNKLDIQIEEDALNLIMNHSCGDARVAINIIDFAVQRMDKQNLVIQEKSIVSQNVVGSLEEGKKDNDSIRFIKQKKCDTYNDNNNNKNNNNIKDNDDNNSNSKDNDDNNNNNSKDNNDINNSKDNNDINNSKDNNDNNNSKDNNDDDYNNNNNNEQNHINYNYSNDKLYETDPLCQNSIKKKVIKLNHIKEILQNFPSNDDKLDHYNFISGLHKSIRAGNVKAAILYLMKSLKNGEDPIYICRRLIRIASEDIGLANHDVLSICINTHYACKAIGMPECQTSLIYAVMVLCKSAKSNYIYLVENTAKQICNEYNFDVPFHLRNSSNKYIYTNQPEILSYDEHVNKYKDAQKYLPDYLENLELFPEM, from the coding sequence ATGAAGAGAAAATCAGTTCATATAAGAAGGAACATTATAAAAGCTCAGAATACGCTGGAAAAATTTGGTATTTTCAAAAAggtgaatatattaaagaaaagTAGAGATGCTGAAAAGGATagtgaaaaagaaaatgagaATGTGAAAAATATTGACAAGaatcatataaaagaaaatgaaatgatttttataaaaaaagaaaaatgtgaCGAAGATGTACATGAAGATGAAGAAATGGAATGCgtcaaagaaaaaagaaatttatattatgctAATGAAAAGGAtgtaataagaataaaaagtgAAAGATGTCatgataaagaagaaaatgaaaaaagaaatgataatattataaaaacggAACATGAAttagaaaatgatatattatcatcttcatctattaatataaaaatggaaattgggaaaatagaaaataatgaatgtaTAAgtgaacaagaaaaaaaaaaaaaaaatgataataaaaataaagagataaataaaagtaataataataataataataataataatttacctttacataaaatatatgaaccaatatataaagaagatTTTATTAGTGAAATTAGAAGTAAAAAGAATCcattaataacaaaaatattagaCGAAgatttaaattttaatttaattttatgtgGACCTCCAGGTTCAGGAAAATCATCATTAGTTAATGTTATtagaaataaaacaaataattgttttatatcattatttcatttaaataatttaaataatgaattaaGAAAAGTATATGATAAATCagttataaattataaaatatcaaaaaaaaaatctattttatgtataaaagatataaatagatTAAATAAAAGTCAACaagaaaatttattattaatattaaaaaaaggttatttctatttattaGCAACATGTTTATTTAATCCTATGAATATACTTAATGCATCATTAAGTTCACGAtgtttatatctatatttgaATTCATATGAAAAAACAGAATTagaattaattattaaaaggaTAACGAATAAATTGGATATACAAATAGAGGAAGATGctttaaatttaattatgaATCATTCTTGTGGCGATGCAAGGGTAgcaataaatattatagatTTTGCTGTTCAAAGAATGGACAAACAAAATTTGGTTATACAGGAAAAGAGTATTGTATCTCAAAATGTGGTAGGTAGTTTAGAAGAAGGAAAAAAGGATAATGATTCTATTCGATTTATTAAGCAAAAGAAGTGTGATacttataatgataataataataataagaataataataatattaaagataatgatgataataatagtaatagtaaagataatgatgataataataataataatagtaaagataataatgatataaataatagtaaagataataatgatataaataatagtaaagataataatgataataataatagtaaagataataatgatgatgattataataataataataataatgaacagAACCACATAAATTACAATTATAGTAACGATAAGCTATATGAGACAGATCCATTATGTCAAAATTCtattaaaaagaaagttATAAAACTTaatcatataaaagaaattttaCAGAATTTTCCATCtaatgatgataaattaGATCATTACAATTTTATCTCAGGATTACATAAAAGTATTAGAGCTGGGAATGTCAAAGCAGCTATTTTATATCTAATGAAATCTTTAAAAAATGGAGAAGatccaatatatatttgtagaaGATTAATAAGAATCGCATCAGAAGATATAGGATTAGCTAACCATGATGTCTTatctatatgtattaatacaCATTATGCATGCAAAGCTATAGGAATGCCTGAATGTCAAACATCATTAATATATGCCGTTATGGTTTTATGTAAATCTGCTAaaagtaattatatatatcttgtGGAAAATACTGCAAAACAAATATGTAACGAATATAATTTCGATGTACCTTTTCATTTAAGAAATAgctcaaataaatatatatacactaaTCAACCTGAAATTTTATCATATGATGAACAcgtgaataaatataaggaTGCTCAGAAGTATTTACCAGACTATTTGGAAAACTTAGAACTGTTCCCAGAAATGTGA
- a CDS encoding Josephin domain-containing protein, putative, translated as MCYYETHRIPTEKGYVNVYFEKQRRLYCLVHTTNNILQAHVYTFNDFKECEYKIDSLNILENEGNENHHQTNNNHSDSTNNEEKNNIESSNTNIFSYIKRGMYSFGNFNISVLYFLMNKHNMELQWVDNKEICQKLKDHKNSAILFNDEQLNDKTLIAFIINIVKLKFFDIYHHRHFYTIRKISDSWFKLDSSLNKPILLPTNKDVNNHLINIVKNNKIQKSDNYIIQVFQKVKDN; from the exons ATGTGCTACTATGAAACACACAGAATACCTACAGAAAAGGGATATGTAAATGTTTACTTTGAAAAACAGAGGAGGCTATATTGCCTAGTTCATACGACAAACAATATATTGCAAGCTCatgtatatacatttaatgaTTTTAAGGAATGTGAATATAAAATAGATTCCCTTAATATTTTAGAGAATGAAGGAAATGAAAATCATCATCAAACAAATAACAACCATTCAGATAGTACTAATAatgaggaaaaaaataatatagaaagtagtaatacaaatattttttcttatattaaaaGAGGTATGTATTCCTTTGGgaattttaatataagtgttttgtattttttaatgaaCAAACATAATATGGAATTACAATGGGttgataataaagaaatatgtcAAAAGTTAAAAGATCATAAAAACTCTgccatattatttaatgacGAACAGCTGAATGATAAAACATTAATAGCattcattataaatattgtaaaattaaaattttttgacATATACCATCATAGACATTTTTATACCATACGAAAAATATCAg ATTCATGGTTTAAGCTTGATTCATCTCTAAATAAACCTATTTTACTTCCTACTAACAAAGAT GTTAATAATCATTTGATAAATATtgttaaaaataacaaaattcaaaaatctgataattatattattcaggTTTTTCAAAAAGTTAAggataattaa